TCACCTGTCAGAGCCTTTGGGGATATAGGAATAAATCCACCTATTATAAAGTCAGGTAAAGGTTCAATTATTAGAGATGAAGATGACAAAGAATATGTGGATTTTGTTTTAGCTTGGGGACCACTTATCTTAGGTCATTGCGATGATGATGTTGTTGAAGCTATAAAAAATACTGCTATGTCTTCATTAGCTTTTGGAGCCCCAACTAACTTAGAATTAGAAATGTCAAAATTTCTATGCAATAATTTGGAAAATGTAGATATGGTTAGGATGGTTAATTCAGGAACAGAAGCTACTATGAGCGCTGTTAAGTTAGCTAGAGGTTATACTAAAAGAGATAAAATTGTTAAATTTGCAGGGTGTTATCATGGTCATTTTGACGGCTTTTTAGTAGAAGCTGGCTCAGGGGTGTTGACACATGGGATTCCCGGTAGCCAAGGAGTGCCAGAAGATAGTATAAAGAATACTCTTATTGGAATATATAATGATGAGGAACAAATAAAAGAGCTATTCAGTATTTATGGAAGTGAAATTGCGGCAGTAATTATTGAACCAGTGGCAGGTAATATGGGTGCTATAAAAGCAGAGGATAATTTTATGAATACATTAAGAAGTCTCTGTGATGAATATGGATCATTACTTATTTTTGATGAAGTTATGACTGGATTCAGGGTAGATTTTAATGGTGCTCAATCTTTATTTAAAGTTAAACCTGATCTTATAACATATGCAAAAATAATTGGTGGTGGATTACCTTGTGGAGCATATGGTGGAAAAAGAGAAGTAATGGAACAGTTGGCACCACTTGGACCAGTATATCAAGCAGGAACTATGTCTGGAAATCCAATAGTTATGTCTGCTGGATTAGCAACTTTAAATAAGTTAAAAAGTAACTTATGTTATTATAATCATATAAATAATATAGGGAATCAACTAGAAGAAGGACTATATTCTATAGCCAAAGAAAAAGGAATACCTATTGTAATAAATAGATATGGAGGAATGATGACTATATTTTTTACTGATAACGAATCAGTGTCAAGATATGAAGATGTGAAGAAATGCGATAAAGATATTTTTAAAAAATATTTTATACATATGATAAAACATGGAATTTATTTACCGCCATCACAATTTGAGTCGTTATTTTTATCAGTAAAACATAGTGAAAAAGATATAGATAGATTTTTAGAAGCATTTAAATTATTATAAAAATACCTATAAGAAGATTACTTCTTATAGGTATTTTTATTTTCTCTTAAAATCTATCTTGCTTTTTTTTATTATTTTTAATAGATTATGCTAAATATAAAAAATACATAAAAACCTAATAAATGATAAAATTTTATATATTCGACACAAATATACATAAGAAAAATGTAATATGTTGTATAATCATAAAAGTAAAAAGTTTTAGGAGGAAAGTTATGAATCTTATTGGAAAGGTGCTAAAAGACAGATATCAGATAGTGTTGCAACTAGGTAAAGGTGGAATGAGTACTGTTTATTTAGCAAAAGATTTAACTTTAGATTCATATTGGGCAATAAAAAGGATAGATAAAAGATCAAGCATAGATTTAGAAGTATTTAAAAAAGAGGTTGAACTTTTAGCATCATTAAATCATCCTGATGTTCCTCGTATAGTGGATAGAATAGAAAATAGTAGATATTATTTTGTGTGTATGGATTTTATAGATGGAATATCTTTAGGAAAGAAAGTTAAGGTAGAAGGTGCACAAAATGAAAAAGATGTAGTTAGATGGGCAAAACTTTTAACAGATATACTTGAATATTTACATGATGCTAGAGAAAATCCTATAGTTTATAGAGATATGAAGCCAGATAATATAATGTTGACTCAGAATGGAAGAGTGAAGCTTATAGATTTTGGTATAGCTAAAGAATGTATTAGGGGGGAAAAGGAATCTGGTCCTAAAGTAGGTACGCGAGGATATGCAGCTCCAGAACAATACAAAGGAGGATGCTTAGATGAAAGAACTGATATATATAGTTTAGGTATTACAATATTTCATCTAATTACAGGGATACAACCTACAGGAAGTACAGATCAAGTTAATTCAATTAGAGAAATTAATCCAAAGATATCTGAAGGACTAGAATATATAATAAAAAAATGTGTTAAGGAAGATCCTGTAGAAAGATATCAGAATTGCAGAGAATTAAGAGAAGATTTAAACAAGATAGATACATTAAATAAAGCATACAATAAAAAAATTAATAAGAAGTTAATAGCTTTTATGATTGTATGTATACTTTTTATTTTATCTTTAGTTTCTGTGTTTATAGGTAATTATGGTATGAAGAAAAATGCAATAGACAGCTATTATACTGCTTTAAGTAATGGTATTGAATATGAACGTAATAACAATACTGATTTAGCTAAAGAAGAATATAAGAAAGCAATAGAGTATAAACCTTCAGAATTGGAACCGTATTTAAAGTTATTTTATTTGTTATTACCATATGATAATAATGATTACATAGATAAAACAAAATATGCCATTGATACAATAAAACAATATATAGATAACGAATACTCTCCAATAAAAGATAATGGCAAGTTGTTGTATGTAATATCACAAAAGTGTATAGAGGTAAATGATCCTATTTATTCAGGATATGCCAACGATTATATAAGAATTATTAAAGATAGTAAAGAGTATAAGGAAGGAGACATAAGTAAAAGTGAGCTTAAAACATTAGGTATTATAGCATTAAATAAATCAAGAGATATAGGAACACAGGATTTTCAAGAGTTGAATAATGCACTATTAGAACTTGAAAGTTATACTAGTAATGCTACTGCAATATCAATAGAAGATAAACTTAATAATTATAATACAATAATAAATATATACAATACATATCCTGATAAACTAGAGAATTCATATAGAAAAATTTTTGATTTAGGTTCTAAAGCAAAGGAAATAATAGATATGAGCTCACAAGGAGAAGAATTGAAATTTAATTCTATATTAACAATGTATGAGACTGTTGCATCTAACTTGTATAATTGGGCATTATGTACTGAAGATATAGATAGTAAAAGAGAAATTTTAAATAATACAAAGTTATGGTTCCAATATTTAGATGATCTTAATGATGAGTTATCTCAAGGAATGATATTAAAGAAAGGAAATGTATATAAGGCATTATTTGATACTTATAATATACCAGAAGAAAATAATGATATAGATGAAGAAGTATTAGGTTATATAAATACTGCAGCTAATATATATGAAGATGGTTTATCAAAATATCCATCTAATTTTCAAATTGCTATGGGTTTAACGCAAAGTTATATAGATATAGAATTTGCAAAATCCAATTCAACAAAAAGAAATTTTACAAAAATAAAAGAAGCGTATGAAAAAGTTTTAAATATTAAAGGGGAAAGTAAAGAAATATCAAATTCAGCATTATCTCAGTTTAGTGCATTAAAAAAACGCATGGAATTATTAGGAATTGAGGGGTAAGGTATGTATGAAATTTTATTTTA
Above is a genomic segment from Clostridium bornimense containing:
- the hemL gene encoding glutamate-1-semialdehyde 2,1-aminomutase, with protein sequence MKNTEIFEESMLYMPGGVNSPVRAFGDIGINPPIIKSGKGSIIRDEDDKEYVDFVLAWGPLILGHCDDDVVEAIKNTAMSSLAFGAPTNLELEMSKFLCNNLENVDMVRMVNSGTEATMSAVKLARGYTKRDKIVKFAGCYHGHFDGFLVEAGSGVLTHGIPGSQGVPEDSIKNTLIGIYNDEEQIKELFSIYGSEIAAVIIEPVAGNMGAIKAEDNFMNTLRSLCDEYGSLLIFDEVMTGFRVDFNGAQSLFKVKPDLITYAKIIGGGLPCGAYGGKREVMEQLAPLGPVYQAGTMSGNPIVMSAGLATLNKLKSNLCYYNHINNIGNQLEEGLYSIAKEKGIPIVINRYGGMMTIFFTDNESVSRYEDVKKCDKDIFKKYFIHMIKHGIYLPPSQFESLFLSVKHSEKDIDRFLEAFKLL
- a CDS encoding serine/threonine protein kinase; translation: MNLIGKVLKDRYQIVLQLGKGGMSTVYLAKDLTLDSYWAIKRIDKRSSIDLEVFKKEVELLASLNHPDVPRIVDRIENSRYYFVCMDFIDGISLGKKVKVEGAQNEKDVVRWAKLLTDILEYLHDARENPIVYRDMKPDNIMLTQNGRVKLIDFGIAKECIRGEKESGPKVGTRGYAAPEQYKGGCLDERTDIYSLGITIFHLITGIQPTGSTDQVNSIREINPKISEGLEYIIKKCVKEDPVERYQNCRELREDLNKIDTLNKAYNKKINKKLIAFMIVCILFILSLVSVFIGNYGMKKNAIDSYYTALSNGIEYERNNNTDLAKEEYKKAIEYKPSELEPYLKLFYLLLPYDNNDYIDKTKYAIDTIKQYIDNEYSPIKDNGKLLYVISQKCIEVNDPIYSGYANDYIRIIKDSKEYKEGDISKSELKTLGIIALNKSRDIGTQDFQELNNALLELESYTSNATAISIEDKLNNYNTIINIYNTYPDKLENSYRKIFDLGSKAKEIIDMSSQGEELKFNSILTMYETVASNLYNWALCTEDIDSKREILNNTKLWFQYLDDLNDELSQGMILKKGNVYKALFDTYNIPEENNDIDEEVLGYINTAANIYEDGLSKYPSNFQIAMGLTQSYIDIEFAKSNSTKRNFTKIKEAYEKVLNIKGESKEISNSALSQFSALKKRMELLGIEG